A genomic region of Hippoglossus hippoglossus isolate fHipHip1 chromosome 8, fHipHip1.pri, whole genome shotgun sequence contains the following coding sequences:
- the rogdi gene encoding protein rogdi homolog, with translation MLNTQRSLSELPKMSAASQVERAVLEEEFNWLLKEEVHAVLKQLQDVLKEASRRFSTPTPGLESQLKQENFILGSSTMDQVKGVLTLQGEALTQADINLKVAKSSQVLHFQFRDDKQWKLQQIQDARNHVNQALQLLNSRDESYHFQTGAEVNKLMDAVMLQLTRARNRLTTPASMTLPELATSGLMKMFTPPMPGDVMVNFYINLSKLCLTVYQLHVLPPNTTKNFKPAGSSVLHNPGAMFELNNNRFEVSHVHKVECVVPWLNDTLVFFTISLQLCQQLKDKISVFSSFWNYRPF, from the exons ATGCTGAACACGCAGAGGTCTCTGTCCGAGCTGCCCAAGATGTCCGCGGCCAGTCAGGTGGAGAGAGCCGTACTG GAGGAGGAATTCAACTGGCTGCTTAAAGAGGAAGTCCACGCTGTCCTGAAGCAGCTCCAGGATGTCCTCAAG GAGGCATCAAGACGTTTCTCTACGCCGACACCAGGTCTGGAGAGTCAGCTCAAGCAGGAAAACTTCATCCTCGGCAGCTCAAC CATGGATCAGGTGAAGGGGGTGCTAACTCTGCAGGGAGAGGCTCTGACTCAGGCC GACATAAATCTGAAGGTTGCAAAAAGTAGCCAGGTGCTGCACTTTCAGTTCAGAGACGACAAGCAGTggaagctgcagcag ATCCAGGATGCCAGGAACCATGTGAACcaggctctgcagctgctgaacagCCGTGATGAGAGCTACCACTTCCAGACGGGGGCTGAAGTCAATAAG CTCATGGATgcagtgatgctgcagctgacacGAGCACGAAACCGCCTCACCACCCCGGCCTCCATGACTCTCCCTGAGCTGGCCACCAGTGGTCTGATG aaaatgttcaCTCCCCCCATGCCTGGAGATGTGATGGTGAACTTTTACATCAACTTGAGCAAACTGTGTCTGACGGTCTACCAACTTCATGTGCTGCCCCCCAACACCACCAAG AATTTCAAACCAGCTGGAAGTTCAGTGTTGCACAACCCTGGAGCAATGTT TGAGCTCAACAACAACCGTTTCGAGGTGAGCCATGTTCACAAGGTGGAGTGCGTGGTGCCTTGGCTCAACGACACGCTGGTGTTCTTCACCAtctccctgcagctctgtcagCAGCTTAAGGACAAG ATATCAGTCTTCTCTAGTTTCTGGAACTACAGACCTTTCTAA
- the cog1 gene encoding conserved oligomeric Golgi complex subunit 1 isoform X1: MSEDPALSLRVSEITHPAGLFERYNTEEIRRIERKVRGEIEQKKEELRQMVGERYRDLIDAADTIGEMRECSESVVRSVQDMHRYCHSLKQGTADVSSCRQESQKQWLWQEKFYIMSSQIKLLLEIPERIWSAMEASQYLQATQLYLLCCHLHSLLQLETATAGHYSPVLARFPILVRQVATTGHFRSTILLDSRSLLRGRVVSDQAIAEALVSTMLLEDSSPRQALADFLLARKASIHQLLNQPQHGAGIKAQVCSLVELLVTTLFQAYAVFYLPPEGNPRPGDGALSCGMLFSILENVTSTSPAAKVRKVLQEETSTGSWFKYLPPSITDFQPALRTLAQPIQREQLRDTLQQWINTCKEDICHGVGSLLVYVKSLKGLAAIRDAVWDLLSTESISQHWSTVCQRLLERPLAVWEDFLQLLFLQRLQAITKEETEAISTSSVQLLTSAVRDLEGQTTQTSVGTNPGSVRRAQYEVDVASFLWSESPGDLLSDAGWINVTQRGQQHQRSGLAMKTQALTPCVQNFCSSMDAKLKARLDDLQHYLPSQDTGFAGSDSISVTVSSSGPTEASSASSFNRFMDSPAVEEALREGSLACVRHILSSIHSELAAVSPDPSPTRLSSVLFMARLCQSMGELCPNLKHCILGKQSGAETTAKGTPRQAKKLGRARSATEVSPAQAKWAGLKEELLNCSMEAYRIWSSALAKVLLGKFGTVLHAQSAGAILTTATNWEDLEIQEEAESGSSVTSKIRLPVQPSWFVQSLLFQLCVEVNRVGGHALPRPTLQELLQACLNEVLGHYHSLSQQARTTEGVLPMTQNRALQLLFDLHYLNTTLGSRLEESKSPRSHQDPRFHEVCDWLESFIDPFDLDVFTPPLNANLNRLSQRTSVLLGLLTGSEKQFSSRSSGVNSQEPYNILPLASSQIRFGLLPLSMSNVRKSMFVSRNSDAPKKLAPPSSTADSNDSFRPGSLFRQLADQDEDTAAPSLFKLSWLSGMAK, encoded by the exons ATGTCCGAGGATCCTGCGCTGTCCCTCCGGGTGTCGGAGATCACACACCCGGCGGGTCTGTTCGAGCGCTACAACACCGAGGAGATCCGCCGCATCGAGCGCAAGGTCCGCGGGGAGATCGAGCAGAAGAAGGAGGAGCTGAGGCAGATGGTCGGGGAGCGCTACCGGGACCTGATCGACGCCGCCGACACCATCGGAGAGATGAGGGAGTGCTCGGAGAGCGTGGTCCGGTCCGTCCAGGACATGCACCGGTACTGCCACAGCCTGAAGCAAGGCACCGCCGATgtgagcagctgcagacaggag agcCAGAAGCAGTGGCTGTGGCAGGAGAAGTTCTACATCATGTCCTCCCAGATAAAGCTCCTCTTGGAGATCCCAGAGCGCATCTGGAGCGCCATGGAGGCGTCCCAGTACCTCCAGGCCACTCAGCTCTACCTGCTGTGTTGCCACCTGCACagcctgctgcagctggagactgCGACAGCGGGCCACTACAGCCCTGTCCTGGCCCGCTTCCCCATTCTGGTGCGGCAGGTGGCCACCACCGGACACTTCAG GTCCACCATTCTGCTGGACAGCAGGTCTCTGCTGCGGGGCCGGGTGGTGTCAGACCAAGCGATCGCTGAGGCCCTGGTGTCTACCATGCTGCTGGAGGACAGCTCACCACGCCAGGCCCTGGCGGACTTCTTGCTGGCCCGGAAAGCCTCTATCCATCAACTGCTCAACCAACCACAGCATG GTGCGGGGATCAAGGCCCAGGTGTGCAGcttggtggagctgctggtcaCCACTCTGTTCCAGGCCTACGCCGTCTTCTACCTGCCCCCAGAGGGAAACCCCAGGCCAGGGGACGGAGCCCTGAGCTGTGGCATGCTCTTCTCTATCCTGGAGAACGTTACCTCAACCAGCCCTGCAG CTAAAGTCAGGAAGGTGCTGCAGGAAGAGACGAGTACTGGCAGCTGGTTCAAGTACctgcctccctccatcactgaTTTCCAGCCCGCCCTCCGCACCCTGGCCCAGCCAATCCAGAGAGAGCAGCTCCGGgacacactgcagcagtggATCAATAC GTGTAAGGAGGACATTTGCCATGGCGTTGGCAGCCTACTTGTCTATGTCAAGAGCCTGAAGGGGCTGGCGGCCATCAGAGACGCTGTGTGGGACCTCCTGTCCACCGAATCAATCAGTCAGCACTGGAGCACTGTGTGCCAGCGGCTTCTGGAGCGCCCCCTGGCTGTCTGGGAGGACTTCCTCCAACTGCTCTTCCTTCAGCGCCTGCAG GCCATCACCAAAGAAGAAACTGAGGCCATCTCAACGAGTTCTGTCCAGCTCCTTACCTCAGCTGTGAGGGACCTGGAGGGCCAGACCACCCAAACCTCTGTGGGCACCAACCCTGGCTCTGTCCGCCGGGCACAGTACGAGGTAGACGTGGCATCCTTCCTGTGGTCAGAGTCTCCAGGAGACCTGCTGAGTGATGCAGGTTGGATCAATGTGACCCAGCGGGGGCAGCAGCATCAGAGGAGTGGCCTGGCCATGAAGACCCAGGCCCTGACACCTTGTGTTCAGAACTTCTGCTCTTCCATGGATGCAAAGCTGAAGGCCAGGCTGGATGACCTCCAGCACTACCTTCCCTCCCAGGATACAG GCTTTGCAGGGTCTGACTCCATCTCAgtcactgtctcctcctctggacCTACTGAGGCCTCTTCAGCATCTTCATTTAACCGCTTCATGGACTCGCCGGCAGTGGAGGAGGCTTTACGTGAAGGCTCCCTGGCCTGTGTTCGCCACATCCTGTCCTCCATCCACTCTGAACTGGCTGCAGTCTCACCTGACCCCAGCCCCACCCGCCTCAGTTCAGTCCTTTTCATGGCCAGGCTATGCCAGTCCATGGGTGAGCTCTGCCCTAACCTGAAGCATTGCATTCTGGGGAAACAGAGCGGTGCCGAAACCACGGCCAAGGGGACCCCCAGGCAGGCGAAGAAGCTGGGCAGAGCCAGGTCCGCCACAGAGGTCAGCCCCGCCCAGGCCAAGTGGGCAGGTCTGAAGGAAGAGCTTCTCAACTGCAGCATGGAAGCCTACCGCATCTGGAGCTCCGCCCTCGCCAAG GTGTTGCTGGGTAAGTTTGGCACAGTGCTGCATGCACAGTCTGCTGGTGCCATCCTGACAACAGCCACAAACTGGGAGGACCTGGAGATCCAAGAAGAGGCCGAGTCGGGGAGCAGTGTCACGTCCAAAATCCGTCTTCCAGTGCAG CCATCTTGGTTTGTCCAGTCGCTGctgttccagctgtgtgtggagGTGAACAGGGTGGGGGGTCATGCCCTGCCCCGGCCCacgctgcaggagctgctgcaggcctGTCTGAATGAAGTCCTTGGTCACTACCACAGCCTCTCACAGCAGGCCCGCACcacg GAGGGTGTATTGCCCATGACTCAGAACAGAGCCTTGCAGCTGTTATTTGACCTTCATTACCTCAACACCACACTGGGCAGCAGGCTGGAGGAGAGCAAGAGCCCCCGATCACATCAAGACCCCAG ATTTCACGaggtctgtgattggctggagaGCTTCATCGACCCCTTTGACCTGGACGTGTTCACACCTCCGCTGAACGCCAACCTGAACCGCCTGTCGCAGAGGACATCG GTGCTGCTGGGGCTGTTGACGGGCTCAGAGAAGCAGTTTTCCTCACGGAGCAGCGGCGTCAACTCCCAGGAGCCGTACAACATCCTGCCACTGGCCAGCAGCCAgatcag GTTCGGACTGCTGCCCCTCAGCATGTCCAATGTGCGCAAATCCATGTTTGTCTCCAGGAATTCTGACGCTCCAAAGAAGCTG gctcctccatcctccacagCGGACAGCAATGACAGCTTCAGGCCGGGCAGTCTCTTCAGACAGCTCGCTGATCAGGACGAAGACACAGCCGCTCCCTCTTTATTCAAACTCAGCTGGCTGTCTGGCATGGCCAAATAA
- the cog1 gene encoding conserved oligomeric Golgi complex subunit 1 isoform X3 translates to MSEDPALSLRVSEITHPAGLFERYNTEEIRRIERKVRGEIEQKKEELRQMVGERYRDLIDAADTIGEMRECSESVVRSVQDMHRYCHSLKQGTADVSSCRQESQKQWLWQEKFYIMSSQIKLLLEIPERIWSAMEASQYLQATQLYLLCCHLHSLLQLETATAGHYSPVLARFPILVRQVATTGHFRSTILLDSRSLLRGRVVSDQAIAEALVSTMLLEDSSPRQALADFLLARKASIHQLLNQPQHGAGIKAQVCSLVELLVTTLFQAYAVFYLPPEGNPRPGDGALSCGMLFSILENVTSTSPAAKVRKVLQEETSTGSWFKYLPPSITDFQPALRTLAQPIQREQLRDTLQQWINTCKEDICHGVGSLLVYVKSLKGLAAIRDAVWDLLSTESISQHWSTVCQRLLERPLAVWEDFLQLLFLQRLQAITKEETEAISTSSVQLLTSAVRDLEGQTTQTSVGTNPGSVRRAQYEVDVASFLWSESPGDLLSDAGWINVTQRGQQHQRSGLAMKTQALTPCVQNFCSSMDAKLKARLDDLQHYLPSQDTGFAGSDSISVTVSSSGPTEASSASSFNRFMDSPAVEEALREGSLACVRHILSSIHSELAAVSPDPSPTRLSSVLFMARLCQSMGELCPNLKHCILGKQSGAETTAKGTPRQAKKLGRARSATEVSPAQAKWAGLKEELLNCSMEAYRIWSSALAKVLLGKFGTVLHAQSAGAILTTATNWEDLEIQEEAESGSSVTSKIRLPVQPSWFVQSLLFQLCVEVNRVGGHALPRPTLQELLQACLNEVLGHYHSLSQQARTTEGVLPMTQNRALQLLFDLHYLNTTLGSRLEESKSPRSHQDPRFHEVCDWLESFIDPFDLDVFTPPLNANLNRLSQRTSVLLGLLTGSEKQFSSRSSGVNSQEPYNILPLASSQIRFGLLPLSMSNVRKSMFVSRNSDAPKKLHF, encoded by the exons ATGTCCGAGGATCCTGCGCTGTCCCTCCGGGTGTCGGAGATCACACACCCGGCGGGTCTGTTCGAGCGCTACAACACCGAGGAGATCCGCCGCATCGAGCGCAAGGTCCGCGGGGAGATCGAGCAGAAGAAGGAGGAGCTGAGGCAGATGGTCGGGGAGCGCTACCGGGACCTGATCGACGCCGCCGACACCATCGGAGAGATGAGGGAGTGCTCGGAGAGCGTGGTCCGGTCCGTCCAGGACATGCACCGGTACTGCCACAGCCTGAAGCAAGGCACCGCCGATgtgagcagctgcagacaggag agcCAGAAGCAGTGGCTGTGGCAGGAGAAGTTCTACATCATGTCCTCCCAGATAAAGCTCCTCTTGGAGATCCCAGAGCGCATCTGGAGCGCCATGGAGGCGTCCCAGTACCTCCAGGCCACTCAGCTCTACCTGCTGTGTTGCCACCTGCACagcctgctgcagctggagactgCGACAGCGGGCCACTACAGCCCTGTCCTGGCCCGCTTCCCCATTCTGGTGCGGCAGGTGGCCACCACCGGACACTTCAG GTCCACCATTCTGCTGGACAGCAGGTCTCTGCTGCGGGGCCGGGTGGTGTCAGACCAAGCGATCGCTGAGGCCCTGGTGTCTACCATGCTGCTGGAGGACAGCTCACCACGCCAGGCCCTGGCGGACTTCTTGCTGGCCCGGAAAGCCTCTATCCATCAACTGCTCAACCAACCACAGCATG GTGCGGGGATCAAGGCCCAGGTGTGCAGcttggtggagctgctggtcaCCACTCTGTTCCAGGCCTACGCCGTCTTCTACCTGCCCCCAGAGGGAAACCCCAGGCCAGGGGACGGAGCCCTGAGCTGTGGCATGCTCTTCTCTATCCTGGAGAACGTTACCTCAACCAGCCCTGCAG CTAAAGTCAGGAAGGTGCTGCAGGAAGAGACGAGTACTGGCAGCTGGTTCAAGTACctgcctccctccatcactgaTTTCCAGCCCGCCCTCCGCACCCTGGCCCAGCCAATCCAGAGAGAGCAGCTCCGGgacacactgcagcagtggATCAATAC GTGTAAGGAGGACATTTGCCATGGCGTTGGCAGCCTACTTGTCTATGTCAAGAGCCTGAAGGGGCTGGCGGCCATCAGAGACGCTGTGTGGGACCTCCTGTCCACCGAATCAATCAGTCAGCACTGGAGCACTGTGTGCCAGCGGCTTCTGGAGCGCCCCCTGGCTGTCTGGGAGGACTTCCTCCAACTGCTCTTCCTTCAGCGCCTGCAG GCCATCACCAAAGAAGAAACTGAGGCCATCTCAACGAGTTCTGTCCAGCTCCTTACCTCAGCTGTGAGGGACCTGGAGGGCCAGACCACCCAAACCTCTGTGGGCACCAACCCTGGCTCTGTCCGCCGGGCACAGTACGAGGTAGACGTGGCATCCTTCCTGTGGTCAGAGTCTCCAGGAGACCTGCTGAGTGATGCAGGTTGGATCAATGTGACCCAGCGGGGGCAGCAGCATCAGAGGAGTGGCCTGGCCATGAAGACCCAGGCCCTGACACCTTGTGTTCAGAACTTCTGCTCTTCCATGGATGCAAAGCTGAAGGCCAGGCTGGATGACCTCCAGCACTACCTTCCCTCCCAGGATACAG GCTTTGCAGGGTCTGACTCCATCTCAgtcactgtctcctcctctggacCTACTGAGGCCTCTTCAGCATCTTCATTTAACCGCTTCATGGACTCGCCGGCAGTGGAGGAGGCTTTACGTGAAGGCTCCCTGGCCTGTGTTCGCCACATCCTGTCCTCCATCCACTCTGAACTGGCTGCAGTCTCACCTGACCCCAGCCCCACCCGCCTCAGTTCAGTCCTTTTCATGGCCAGGCTATGCCAGTCCATGGGTGAGCTCTGCCCTAACCTGAAGCATTGCATTCTGGGGAAACAGAGCGGTGCCGAAACCACGGCCAAGGGGACCCCCAGGCAGGCGAAGAAGCTGGGCAGAGCCAGGTCCGCCACAGAGGTCAGCCCCGCCCAGGCCAAGTGGGCAGGTCTGAAGGAAGAGCTTCTCAACTGCAGCATGGAAGCCTACCGCATCTGGAGCTCCGCCCTCGCCAAG GTGTTGCTGGGTAAGTTTGGCACAGTGCTGCATGCACAGTCTGCTGGTGCCATCCTGACAACAGCCACAAACTGGGAGGACCTGGAGATCCAAGAAGAGGCCGAGTCGGGGAGCAGTGTCACGTCCAAAATCCGTCTTCCAGTGCAG CCATCTTGGTTTGTCCAGTCGCTGctgttccagctgtgtgtggagGTGAACAGGGTGGGGGGTCATGCCCTGCCCCGGCCCacgctgcaggagctgctgcaggcctGTCTGAATGAAGTCCTTGGTCACTACCACAGCCTCTCACAGCAGGCCCGCACcacg GAGGGTGTATTGCCCATGACTCAGAACAGAGCCTTGCAGCTGTTATTTGACCTTCATTACCTCAACACCACACTGGGCAGCAGGCTGGAGGAGAGCAAGAGCCCCCGATCACATCAAGACCCCAG ATTTCACGaggtctgtgattggctggagaGCTTCATCGACCCCTTTGACCTGGACGTGTTCACACCTCCGCTGAACGCCAACCTGAACCGCCTGTCGCAGAGGACATCG GTGCTGCTGGGGCTGTTGACGGGCTCAGAGAAGCAGTTTTCCTCACGGAGCAGCGGCGTCAACTCCCAGGAGCCGTACAACATCCTGCCACTGGCCAGCAGCCAgatcag GTTCGGACTGCTGCCCCTCAGCATGTCCAATGTGCGCAAATCCATGTTTGTCTCCAGGAATTCTGACGCTCCAAAGAAGCTG CATTTCTGA
- the smim22 gene encoding small integral membrane protein 22, giving the protein MDQRNIQKEFEEQFNDVVSRLQAKQLFQSDWDIASFAVFFIFIGMVLLLVLLVIIRCCCCCCCDDQKPRRRKVGIENMALEP; this is encoded by the exons ATGGATCAGAGGAACATCCAGAAGGAGTTTGAGGAACAGTTCAACGATGTGGTTTCCAGACTTCAGGCCAAGCAGCTGTTCCAGTCTGACTGGGACATCGCTTCTTTTGCagtcttcttcatcttcatcg GCATGGTTCTGCTGCTGGTCCTCCTGGTCATcatccgctgctgctgctgctgctgctgtgacgatcagaag CCCAGAAGACGGAAGGTTGGCATAGAGAACATGGCTCTGGAGCCCTGA
- the cog1 gene encoding conserved oligomeric Golgi complex subunit 1 isoform X2, whose product MSEDPALSLRVSEITHPAGLFERYNTEEIRRIERKVRGEIEQKKEELRQMVGERYRDLIDAADTIGEMRECSESVVRSVQDMHRYCHSLKQGTADVSSCRQESQKQWLWQEKFYIMSSQIKLLLEIPERIWSAMEASQYLQATQLYLLCCHLHSLLQLETATAGHYSPVLARFPILVRQVATTGHFRSTILLDSRSLLRGRVVSDQAIAEALVSTMLLEDSSPRQALADFLLARKASIHQLLNQPQHGAGIKAQVCSLVELLVTTLFQAYAVFYLPPEGNPRPGDGALSCGMLFSILENVTSTSPAAKVRKVLQEETSTGSWFKYLPPSITDFQPALRTLAQPIQREQLRDTLQQWINTCKEDICHGVGSLLVYVKSLKGLAAIRDAVWDLLSTESISQHWSTVCQRLLERPLAVWEDFLQLLFLQRLQAITKEETEAISTSSVQLLTSAVRDLEGQTTQTSVGTNPGSVRRAQYEVDVASFLWSESPGDLLSDAGWINVTQRGQQHQRSGLAMKTQALTPCVQNFCSSMDAKLKARLDDLQHYLPSQDTGSDSISVTVSSSGPTEASSASSFNRFMDSPAVEEALREGSLACVRHILSSIHSELAAVSPDPSPTRLSSVLFMARLCQSMGELCPNLKHCILGKQSGAETTAKGTPRQAKKLGRARSATEVSPAQAKWAGLKEELLNCSMEAYRIWSSALAKVLLGKFGTVLHAQSAGAILTTATNWEDLEIQEEAESGSSVTSKIRLPVQPSWFVQSLLFQLCVEVNRVGGHALPRPTLQELLQACLNEVLGHYHSLSQQARTTEGVLPMTQNRALQLLFDLHYLNTTLGSRLEESKSPRSHQDPRFHEVCDWLESFIDPFDLDVFTPPLNANLNRLSQRTSVLLGLLTGSEKQFSSRSSGVNSQEPYNILPLASSQIRFGLLPLSMSNVRKSMFVSRNSDAPKKLAPPSSTADSNDSFRPGSLFRQLADQDEDTAAPSLFKLSWLSGMAK is encoded by the exons ATGTCCGAGGATCCTGCGCTGTCCCTCCGGGTGTCGGAGATCACACACCCGGCGGGTCTGTTCGAGCGCTACAACACCGAGGAGATCCGCCGCATCGAGCGCAAGGTCCGCGGGGAGATCGAGCAGAAGAAGGAGGAGCTGAGGCAGATGGTCGGGGAGCGCTACCGGGACCTGATCGACGCCGCCGACACCATCGGAGAGATGAGGGAGTGCTCGGAGAGCGTGGTCCGGTCCGTCCAGGACATGCACCGGTACTGCCACAGCCTGAAGCAAGGCACCGCCGATgtgagcagctgcagacaggag agcCAGAAGCAGTGGCTGTGGCAGGAGAAGTTCTACATCATGTCCTCCCAGATAAAGCTCCTCTTGGAGATCCCAGAGCGCATCTGGAGCGCCATGGAGGCGTCCCAGTACCTCCAGGCCACTCAGCTCTACCTGCTGTGTTGCCACCTGCACagcctgctgcagctggagactgCGACAGCGGGCCACTACAGCCCTGTCCTGGCCCGCTTCCCCATTCTGGTGCGGCAGGTGGCCACCACCGGACACTTCAG GTCCACCATTCTGCTGGACAGCAGGTCTCTGCTGCGGGGCCGGGTGGTGTCAGACCAAGCGATCGCTGAGGCCCTGGTGTCTACCATGCTGCTGGAGGACAGCTCACCACGCCAGGCCCTGGCGGACTTCTTGCTGGCCCGGAAAGCCTCTATCCATCAACTGCTCAACCAACCACAGCATG GTGCGGGGATCAAGGCCCAGGTGTGCAGcttggtggagctgctggtcaCCACTCTGTTCCAGGCCTACGCCGTCTTCTACCTGCCCCCAGAGGGAAACCCCAGGCCAGGGGACGGAGCCCTGAGCTGTGGCATGCTCTTCTCTATCCTGGAGAACGTTACCTCAACCAGCCCTGCAG CTAAAGTCAGGAAGGTGCTGCAGGAAGAGACGAGTACTGGCAGCTGGTTCAAGTACctgcctccctccatcactgaTTTCCAGCCCGCCCTCCGCACCCTGGCCCAGCCAATCCAGAGAGAGCAGCTCCGGgacacactgcagcagtggATCAATAC GTGTAAGGAGGACATTTGCCATGGCGTTGGCAGCCTACTTGTCTATGTCAAGAGCCTGAAGGGGCTGGCGGCCATCAGAGACGCTGTGTGGGACCTCCTGTCCACCGAATCAATCAGTCAGCACTGGAGCACTGTGTGCCAGCGGCTTCTGGAGCGCCCCCTGGCTGTCTGGGAGGACTTCCTCCAACTGCTCTTCCTTCAGCGCCTGCAG GCCATCACCAAAGAAGAAACTGAGGCCATCTCAACGAGTTCTGTCCAGCTCCTTACCTCAGCTGTGAGGGACCTGGAGGGCCAGACCACCCAAACCTCTGTGGGCACCAACCCTGGCTCTGTCCGCCGGGCACAGTACGAGGTAGACGTGGCATCCTTCCTGTGGTCAGAGTCTCCAGGAGACCTGCTGAGTGATGCAGGTTGGATCAATGTGACCCAGCGGGGGCAGCAGCATCAGAGGAGTGGCCTGGCCATGAAGACCCAGGCCCTGACACCTTGTGTTCAGAACTTCTGCTCTTCCATGGATGCAAAGCTGAAGGCCAGGCTGGATGACCTCCAGCACTACCTTCCCTCCCAGGATACAG GGTCTGACTCCATCTCAgtcactgtctcctcctctggacCTACTGAGGCCTCTTCAGCATCTTCATTTAACCGCTTCATGGACTCGCCGGCAGTGGAGGAGGCTTTACGTGAAGGCTCCCTGGCCTGTGTTCGCCACATCCTGTCCTCCATCCACTCTGAACTGGCTGCAGTCTCACCTGACCCCAGCCCCACCCGCCTCAGTTCAGTCCTTTTCATGGCCAGGCTATGCCAGTCCATGGGTGAGCTCTGCCCTAACCTGAAGCATTGCATTCTGGGGAAACAGAGCGGTGCCGAAACCACGGCCAAGGGGACCCCCAGGCAGGCGAAGAAGCTGGGCAGAGCCAGGTCCGCCACAGAGGTCAGCCCCGCCCAGGCCAAGTGGGCAGGTCTGAAGGAAGAGCTTCTCAACTGCAGCATGGAAGCCTACCGCATCTGGAGCTCCGCCCTCGCCAAG GTGTTGCTGGGTAAGTTTGGCACAGTGCTGCATGCACAGTCTGCTGGTGCCATCCTGACAACAGCCACAAACTGGGAGGACCTGGAGATCCAAGAAGAGGCCGAGTCGGGGAGCAGTGTCACGTCCAAAATCCGTCTTCCAGTGCAG CCATCTTGGTTTGTCCAGTCGCTGctgttccagctgtgtgtggagGTGAACAGGGTGGGGGGTCATGCCCTGCCCCGGCCCacgctgcaggagctgctgcaggcctGTCTGAATGAAGTCCTTGGTCACTACCACAGCCTCTCACAGCAGGCCCGCACcacg GAGGGTGTATTGCCCATGACTCAGAACAGAGCCTTGCAGCTGTTATTTGACCTTCATTACCTCAACACCACACTGGGCAGCAGGCTGGAGGAGAGCAAGAGCCCCCGATCACATCAAGACCCCAG ATTTCACGaggtctgtgattggctggagaGCTTCATCGACCCCTTTGACCTGGACGTGTTCACACCTCCGCTGAACGCCAACCTGAACCGCCTGTCGCAGAGGACATCG GTGCTGCTGGGGCTGTTGACGGGCTCAGAGAAGCAGTTTTCCTCACGGAGCAGCGGCGTCAACTCCCAGGAGCCGTACAACATCCTGCCACTGGCCAGCAGCCAgatcag GTTCGGACTGCTGCCCCTCAGCATGTCCAATGTGCGCAAATCCATGTTTGTCTCCAGGAATTCTGACGCTCCAAAGAAGCTG gctcctccatcctccacagCGGACAGCAATGACAGCTTCAGGCCGGGCAGTCTCTTCAGACAGCTCGCTGATCAGGACGAAGACACAGCCGCTCCCTCTTTATTCAAACTCAGCTGGCTGTCTGGCATGGCCAAATAA